The proteins below come from a single Sorghum bicolor cultivar BTx623 chromosome 4, Sorghum_bicolor_NCBIv3, whole genome shotgun sequence genomic window:
- the LOC8059053 gene encoding uncharacterized protein LOC8059053, producing the protein MDEVTQAVEDLKKEWSQAVSQLEESIAAIETCGKTGKGTEEATSLPRLNGSAQDALQLLKSLQFRLDLLAQQLPTFDEVQSGQATLESWDEQYKKLRASLRNANLQAKENIRKAAQEERELLLGGGEESTIRRRNLQTKAGMTSAAESITESLRRSRQMMVQEVERSASTLATFDESTSVLRKAEGEYQGHRSLLMRTRGLLSTMQRQDVLDRIILTIGFIIFSLAVLYVVSRRIGLLTLQRKLANAIRSGSLSAADIVAKAQHVPAPANVPAPIYDEL; encoded by the exons ATGGACGAAGTCACACAAGCTGTTGAAGATCTGAAGAAAGAATGGAGCCAAGCGGTTTCACAGCTTGAGGAGAGCATTGCTGCAATTGAGACATGTGGAAAAACAGGGAAAGGAACAGAGGAAGCAACTTCTCTTCCAAGGTTGAATGGTTCTGCACAGGATGCTCTGCAGTTGCTCAAGTCACTGCAGTTCCGGCTTGATCTTCTAGCTCAGCAGCTACCCACTTTTGATGAAGTGCAGTCTGGGCAAGCAACCTTAGAGTCATGGGATGAACAATACAAGAA GCTGCGTGCTAGCCTGAGGAATGCTAACTTACAAGCGAAAGAGAACATTAGAAAAGCTGCTCAGGAGGAG AGGGAGCTTCTTCTAGGGGGTGGAGAAGAGTCAACGATCCGTAGGCGTAATCTCCA GACAAAGGCTGGGATGACCTCTGCTGCTGAAAGTATCACCGAGAGCCTCCGACGGTCTCGCCAGATGATGGTTCAG GAAGTGGAAAGGAGTGCAAGTACCTTGGCAACATTTG ATGAATCAACAAGTGTTCTCCGGAAGGCTGAAGGTGAATATCAAGGACACCGCTCTTTGCTGATGCGTACCCGTGGTTTGCTCTCCACGATGCAACGGCAAGATGTTCTTGATAG GATCATCCTGACCATCGGCTTTATCATTTTCTCCTTGGCGGTTCTTTATGTTGTCTCAAGACGTATTGGTCTGTTGACGCTGCAAAGGAAACTGGCCAACGCCATCAGATCCGGTTCATTATCAGCTGCGGACATCGTAGCGAAAGCCCAACATGTCCCTGCCCCAGCAAATGTCCCTGCTCCCATTTACGATGAACTGTGA